In the Streptomyces fradiae ATCC 10745 = DSM 40063 genome, one interval contains:
- a CDS encoding trypsin-like serine peptidase, translating into MTSRNRSPVAAGPEEIFTDLRGVADRVREGLTREIPESDHLPPAEEAPGEEIARFAEQERARVLEAGARGMEKLAAGRDDEIADDESFGMEAIVLLEGRPAILVQDGDFPPQEGDWAVLNDRRAAIRDTLARVGRVEVSGHVSLDWVGTAFLVGADVVMTNRHVAVEFGRDDGSARWTFRPGLGAALDLTREYGALPGAGGPAYTVTEVVGVHRDADLALLRVAPAPGGRPLPSPLAVAADAPADLPGHPVYVVGHPAWDGRRNEPESMRRIFMDIYNVKRLQPGTANQLLPERNVLTHDCSTLGGNSGSPVLDLGDHRVLGLHFGGRYGFGNYAVPLWSMLEDPLVRQAELNFV; encoded by the coding sequence ATGACCAGCAGGAACAGGTCGCCGGTCGCGGCCGGCCCCGAGGAGATCTTCACCGATCTGCGGGGCGTCGCCGACCGGGTGCGCGAAGGACTGACGCGGGAGATCCCCGAGTCGGATCACCTGCCGCCCGCCGAGGAGGCGCCGGGTGAGGAGATCGCCCGGTTCGCCGAGCAGGAGCGGGCGCGCGTGCTGGAGGCGGGGGCGCGCGGCATGGAGAAGCTGGCGGCGGGCCGCGACGACGAGATCGCGGACGACGAGTCGTTCGGCATGGAGGCGATCGTCCTGCTGGAGGGGCGGCCCGCGATCCTGGTGCAGGACGGCGACTTCCCGCCGCAGGAGGGCGACTGGGCCGTGCTGAACGACCGGCGCGCCGCGATCCGCGACACCCTGGCACGCGTCGGCCGGGTCGAGGTCTCGGGGCACGTCAGCCTCGACTGGGTGGGCACGGCCTTCCTGGTCGGCGCCGACGTGGTGATGACCAACCGGCACGTGGCGGTCGAGTTCGGCCGGGACGACGGCTCGGCGCGGTGGACGTTCCGGCCGGGGCTCGGCGCGGCCCTGGACCTCACCCGCGAGTACGGCGCCCTGCCGGGCGCGGGCGGGCCGGCGTACACGGTGACGGAGGTCGTCGGTGTCCACCGGGACGCCGACCTGGCGCTGCTGCGGGTCGCGCCCGCGCCGGGCGGGCGGCCGCTGCCGTCGCCGCTGGCCGTGGCGGCGGACGCCCCCGCCGACCTGCCGGGGCACCCCGTGTACGTGGTGGGGCACCCGGCGTGGGACGGGCGGCGCAACGAGCCCGAGTCGATGCGCCGGATCTTCATGGACATCTACAACGTGAAGCGCCTCCAGCCGGGCACGGCCAATCAGCTGCTGCCCGAGCGGAACGTGCTGACGCACGACTGCTCGACGCTGGGCGGCAACAGCGGCTCCCCCGTCCTCGACCTGGGCGACCACCGCGTCCTCGGGCTCCACTTCGGAGGGCGGTACGGCTT
- a CDS encoding trypsin-like peptidase domain-containing protein — protein sequence MTYRTDGNGGVTGYLAREDVLAVRDAALDAGLADPAVRPLLFDGVLPRYRATLPLLAAPGLQVQSDLVEMNRVERLVDGSVPLEIWLRNAVAHTTAAAPMAVLQRALDDVARDAGGEPDVMAGRAVPEIKEEIVHRDDTVPFTFLRGGDAAGAAVARLKVPPFEGGQPLRPNGHPHAGTGWLITPELLVTNHHVVNARTGAGGRRPLAAPDDLVLQARATRARFDYESDDTGTEEAPVRDLAAADAELDYAVLRLAEPSARPVLPVAARALLVAPGDVVAVNIIQHPGGAPKRVALRNNLVFEADDRDLRYFTDTRGGSSGSPVLDDDWCVVALHRGTRRVENVSFQGRGTAFVNVGTQIGAVMADLAVRTPHVRAEIEAAQRDAAASGAPV from the coding sequence GTGACGTACCGGACGGACGGGAACGGCGGTGTGACGGGCTATCTGGCGCGGGAGGACGTCCTCGCCGTGCGGGACGCCGCCCTGGACGCGGGGCTCGCCGACCCCGCGGTACGGCCGCTGCTCTTCGACGGCGTCCTGCCCCGGTACCGGGCGACGCTGCCGCTGCTGGCCGCGCCCGGTCTGCAGGTGCAGTCGGACCTGGTGGAGATGAACCGGGTCGAGCGGCTGGTCGACGGGTCGGTACCGCTGGAGATCTGGCTGCGCAACGCCGTCGCGCACACGACGGCCGCCGCGCCGATGGCCGTGCTCCAGCGGGCCCTGGACGACGTGGCGCGGGACGCGGGCGGCGAGCCGGACGTGATGGCCGGCCGGGCGGTGCCGGAGATCAAGGAGGAGATCGTCCACCGGGACGACACCGTGCCGTTCACGTTCCTGCGGGGCGGCGACGCGGCCGGCGCGGCCGTCGCGCGGTTGAAGGTGCCGCCCTTCGAGGGCGGTCAGCCGCTGCGGCCCAACGGCCACCCCCACGCCGGCACCGGCTGGCTGATCACCCCGGAGCTGCTGGTCACCAACCACCACGTGGTCAACGCCCGTACCGGCGCCGGCGGCAGGCGCCCCCTGGCCGCCCCGGACGACCTGGTGCTCCAGGCGCGGGCGACGCGGGCGCGGTTCGACTACGAGAGCGACGACACCGGGACGGAGGAGGCCCCCGTACGGGACCTCGCCGCCGCCGACGCGGAGCTGGACTACGCGGTGCTGCGGCTCGCGGAGCCCTCCGCCCGGCCGGTGCTTCCCGTGGCCGCGCGCGCCCTGCTGGTCGCGCCGGGCGACGTGGTGGCCGTCAACATCATCCAGCATCCGGGGGGCGCCCCGAAGCGGGTGGCCCTGCGCAACAACCTGGTGTTCGAGGCGGACGACCGGGACCTGCGCTACTTCACGGACACGCGCGGCGGTTCGTCGGGGTCGCCCGTCCTCGACGACGACTGGTGCGTGGTGGCGCTGCACCGGGGGACGCGGCGCGTGGAGAACGTCTCGTTCCAGGGGCGCGGAACGGCGTTCGTGAACGTCGGTACGCAGATCGGCGCCGTCATGGCGGACCTCGCCGTCCGCACGCCGCACGTGCGCGCGGAGATCGAGGCCGCCCAGCGCGACGCGGCGGCCTCCGGGGCGCCCGTCTGA